The Lycium ferocissimum isolate CSIRO_LF1 chromosome 1, AGI_CSIRO_Lferr_CH_V1, whole genome shotgun sequence genome includes a region encoding these proteins:
- the LOC132063778 gene encoding uncharacterized protein LOC132063778, whose product MTIEGEESDDESGWKVYFDGAVNFKGSGIGAILVLDSGQYYLVAAKLSFSCTNNWAEYEACILGLRLALDMDVKELQVIGDSDLLIYQVRGEWATKNEKIIPYVGLVQRLADRFQEVKFKQILRTQNEFADALATIASMIQHPDSRYIDLVKIEIRDQPTQCAFVEAETDGNPWYVDIKMFLEKGEYPEGITLNQKRTIRKLANGFFLNKNVLYKRASDLGLLRCVDFVKPQD is encoded by the coding sequence ATGACAATTGAAGGCGAAGAAAGTGATGATGAGTCAGGATGGAAAGTATACTTTGATGGAGCGGTCAACTTTAAAGGATCAGGAATCGGAGCCATCTTGGTTTTAGATTCGGGCCAATATTATCTGGTGGCAGCCAAGTTGAGCTTCAGTTGCACCAACAATTGGGCTGAATATGAAGCATGTATCTTGGGTCTACGTTTAGCCCTCGACATGGATGTAAAAGAACTTCAGGTAATCGGCGACTCGGATTTGCTAATCTATCAGGTTCGAGGAGAGTGggccaccaaaaatgaaaagatcataCCGTATGTTGGACTTGTGCAAAGATTGGCAGATCGGTTCCAAGAAGTCAAGTTCAAACAGATCCTAAGAACCCAGAATGAGTTTGCTGATGCATTAGCAACAATAGCATCCATGATTCAGCATCCCGACAGTAGATACATTGATCTTGTCAAAATTGAGATCAGAGATCAACCAACCCAATGTGCTTTTGTAGAGGCAGAGACTGATGGAAACCCTTGGTACGTTGACATTAAAATGTTCTTGGAGAAAGGAGAATATCCTGAAGGCATCACCTTAAATCAAAAGAGAACTATCAGGAAGCTAGCGAATGGTTTCTTCCTCAACAAGAACGTCCTGTACAAAAGAGCTTCGgatttgggattgcttagatGTGTTGACTTTGTTAAGCCACAAGATTGA